In one window of Juglans regia cultivar Chandler chromosome 3, Walnut 2.0, whole genome shotgun sequence DNA:
- the LOC108988644 gene encoding uncharacterized protein LOC108988644 yields MLPPPSTARISQPSISTLDLTSFSRKTHKRPSISPVSVAAPLLLRYFWRHLVYFTKLSSLTKKASNPKSCIIDSDSGGVLDLFVTNHLELSPWDYLCCLCHHQVVNFIILSNCMEGNRPYMSWKGRWKKKIGS; encoded by the exons ATGCTGCCGCCACCCTCCACCGCGAGAATCTCTCAACCATCCATTAGCACCCTAGATTTGACctctttttcaagaaaaacccACAAAAGGCCCTCTATCTCGCCCGTATCCGTTGCTGCCCCGCTTCTGCTCCGCTACTTTTGGCGTCATCTCG TGTACTTCACAAAGCTCTCATCCTTGACAAAGAAGGCAAGTAATCCAAAGAG TTGCATTATTGACAGTGATTCAGGTGGAGTTTTGGATCTGTTTGTTACTAACCATCTTGAGCTATCTCCCTGGGATTATTTATGCTGTCTATGCCATCACCAAGTAGTgaactttattatttt GAGCAATTGCATGGAAGGGAACAGGCCATACATGAGTTGGaaaggaagatggaagaaaaagaTTGGGAGCTGA